A DNA window from Trichosurus vulpecula isolate mTriVul1 chromosome 2, mTriVul1.pri, whole genome shotgun sequence contains the following coding sequences:
- the TMPRSS5 gene encoding transmembrane protease serine 5, whose amino-acid sequence MSVGGEDGGRREEETDGGPEKNVNLGHQHDLEGHPGGESSPVLGIPGEEPGGGLVEIVEFQEEFNFPDGCWTFPRWGRRGCILFMTIGLMAGIGVGIWLLVLLFRTNALLRTLKQKNTMSCTEKPFTPTESKSVSFRIDTRNLLEVQVRAWPGWLLVCHEGWSPALGTRICGHLGHLSLSDHKGVNLTDIKVNSSQEFVQLLPRSGGQLEEMWQRRNSCALGQVVSLKCSECGVQRLTSRIIGGTSAVLGRWPWQVSMFQGPQYSCGGSLLAPSWVVTAAHCVYRCI is encoded by the exons ATGTCTGTGGGCGGAGAGGatggaggcaggagagaggaagagactgatGGAGGACCAGAGAAG aaCGTGAATCTGGGTCACCAGCATGATTTGGAAGGGCATCCTGGAGGAGAATCCAGCCCAGTGCTGGGAATCCCTGGAGAGGAGCCTGGAGGCGGGCTGGTGGAGATAGTCGAATTCCAGGAAGAATTCA ACTTCCCTGATGGTTGCTGGACTTTTCCAAGGTGGGGAAGGCGTGGGTGCATCTTGTTCATGACCATTGGACTGATGGCTGGGATAGGCGTTGGGATCTGGCTTCTAG tCCTGCTTTTCAGGACAAATGCCTTGTTGAGGACCCTGAAGCAAAAGAACACCATGAGTTGTACAGAGAAACCCTTCACCCCAACAGAATCCAAGTCAG TATCTTTCAGAATAGACACCAGAAACTTACTGGAAGTGCAGGTGAGGGCGTGGCCAGGCTGGCTCCTGGTATGCCATGAGGGCTGGAGTCCTGCCCTAGGGACCCGGATTTGTGGACACCTTGGACATCTCAG tCTCAGTGACCACAAAGGAGTGAACCTGACTGATATTAAGGTCAACAGTTCTCAGGAGTTTGTTCAGCTTCTTCCCAGATCGGGGGGTCAACTGGAGGAGATGTGGCAGCGCAG GAATAGCTGTGCCTTGGGCCAGGTTGTCTCCCTCAAATGCTCAG AGTGTGGGGTCCAGCGCCTGACTTCCCGGATTATCGGTGGGACCTCTGCTGTCCTCGGGCGCTGGCCCTGGCAGGTCAGCATGTTCCAGGGTCCCCAGTACTCATGTGGAGGCTCTCTGCTGGCTCCGAGTTGGGTGGTGACTGCAGCTCACTGTGTCTACAG GTGTATCTGA